One genomic window of Gossypium hirsutum isolate 1008001.06 chromosome D11, Gossypium_hirsutum_v2.1, whole genome shotgun sequence includes the following:
- the LOC107912674 gene encoding plant-specific TFIIB-related protein PTF2: MPCRCGSHSTIRDDQTGNLVCSKCYTILDFDNYEAQIGGITGPTGTNIHIGYAGTGSCISYKDRKIYQAKTLIHQYALRLDITYSESGITSMIEEITDGEFGEGDWFNVLIGACSYVVMRRDKKFFPAAEIAKAVGCDIYELGRMIARVVKFLKLSLPEISIAGLFEREFNNYMNRKNVDEDKKEMMMKQGMFLVNCAVKWSLTTGRRPLPVVAAVMAFVAELNGVDGLKIEDVAEHVHAVVSTCKLRYKELLAALVRVAQVLPWGKDISVKNVVKYAPFVIQYMELKSMEVPGGGGERVEPFDMEDVISECLQKVAAYGNDENLSNGDSQYFEVRNRSDFPTLSNDNDGNNLKLSHECLSLIYSTFSNEVDAEKLNGQSGQIHVRKRWGLEPYAYQDWWSGKSELSKKLLLKQILEKEVGFDMMPPSFIAGCKANERRRQKINAAKVRINKIMDPSYAGSDGSDNLNSSEVACGGKKRKRRQASEIDWEDFVIEALLLHRVKEEDIEKGHYRALLGLYVFNSGTI; the protein is encoded by the coding sequence ATGCCGTGTAGATGCGGAAGTCATTCGACCATTCGCGACGACCAGACGGGCAACCTCGTTTGCTCCAAATGCTACACCATCCTCGATTTCGACAACTACGAAGCCCAAATCGGCGGCATCACCGGTCCCACAGGCACCAATATCCACATCGGCTACGCAGGTACCGGTTCTTGCATCTCTTACAAAGACAGGAAAATCTACCAAGCCAAAACCTTAATCCACCAATACGCCTTGAGGCTTGACATAACTTATTCTGAAAGCGGCATTACTTCTATGATCGAGGAGATCACCGATGGGGAATTCGGTGAAGGCGATTGGTTTAATGTTCTAATCGGTGCTTGTTCTTATGTTGTTATGAGGAGAGACAAGAAGTTTTTTCCCGCCGCCGAGATTGCCAAGGCTGTTGGTTGTGATATTTATGAATTAGGTAGGATGATTGCTCGTGTCGTTAAGTTTCTGAAATTGAGTTTGCCTGAGATTAGTATCGCCGGTTTGTTTGAAAGAGAATtcaataattatatgaataggaAAAATGTGGATGAGGATAAGAAAGAGATGATGATGAAACAAGGTATGTTTTTGGTCAATTGTGCTGTCAAGTGGTCTTTGACCACAGGAAGGAGGCCTTTGCCGGTGGTGGCAGCAGTGATGGCGTTTGTTGCCGAGTTGAATGGGGTGGATGGTTTGAAGATCGAGGATGTGGCGGAGCATGTTCATGCCGTGGTGTCTACTTGTAAGTTGAGGTATAAGGAGCTCTTGGCCGCACTTGTCAGGGTTGCTCAAGTGTTGCCATGGGGGAAAGATATTTCAGTGAAAAATGTGGTCAAGTATGCACCATTTGTTATTCAGTATATGGAGCTAAAGTCGATGGAAGTGCCTGGAGGAGGAGGTGAGAGGGTTGAGCCTTTTGATATGGAAGATGTGATTAGTGAGTGTTTGCAAAAAGTTGCTGCATATGGGAATGATGAGAACCTTTCTAATGGTGATTCTCAATATTTTGAGGTAAGGAACAGAAGCGATTTTCCTACATTATCCAATGATAATGATGGAAATAACCTTAAGCTTTCACATGAATGCTTGTCCTTGATTTATTCAACGTTTTCAAACGAGGTTGATGCTGAGAAGTTGAATGGACAAAGTGGACAGATTCATGTGCGAAAGAGATGGGGGCTCGAGCCATATGCATATCAGGATTGGTGGAGTGGGAAATCAGAATTAAGTAAAAAGCTTCTTCTAAagcaaattttggaaaaagaagtAGGTTTTGATATGATGCCACCATCTTTTATTGCCGGTTGCAAGGCAAATGAGAGGAGAAGGCAAAAGATTAACGCCGCTAAGGTGCGAATCAATAAGATAATGGATCCATCCTATGCTGGTTCAGATGGTAGTGACAATCTAAACTCTTCAGAAGTTGCTTGTGGTGGgaagaagagaaagagaagaCAAGCCAGTGAAATTGATTGGGAAGATTTTGTTATTGAAGCCCTCCTTTTGCATCGGGTTAAAGAAGAAGATATCGAGAAAGGCCATTATCGAGCTTTGCTAGGTTTGTATGTCTTCAACTCTGGGACAATATGA